The DNA sequence TCATAAAACAAGCCGCACTCCAGCCCGAGCGACAATAAAAAATGCAAGCCGTCCACATATTCCTCAAGCACTCGCTCGGCTGGCGCGGGCGGTTTGATGCTCCAAAATTTAAAGCAACGCGTCTCATTCGCGAGTTCACCCAGCTCCACAAGAAAGGCGAGCTGCTTGCGGGCAAACAAATCTTCCTCCATCAAGCCATGCTCCGTTTCAATGCGCCGATCCAACATGCGCTGCATATCGTAAAGCAAAGGCCAATTCATTCTTTCCTCCCCTTTCTACCTCATCCATCGCCAATAGAGAAACAGCTCCACCGCTGCCAACAGCGGCAAGCCATAGCCAAAAGCCCGATGGCGCGTTTTATGGCGAAACGTGTACATTCCAGCTGCCGCACCGATGGCCCCGCCCGCAAACGCCAGCAGCCAAAGCGTCCGCTCAGCGGTGCGAAAGCGGCGGCGTTTCGCTTTTTGTTTGTCGAGCCCCATCATAAAAAAGGCAAGAAGATTGATCGCTATTCCGTATTGTACCATATCGATCCCTTTCCTTGATAAGAAAATGGCCATCCTGATCAAGGATGGCCATCGTTGTTATTTATTCAAATTCGCTTTCGCCAAGTCGGCGAGTTGGGCGAACGCGGCTTGATCGTTCACCGCCAAGTCGGCGAGCATTTTCCGGTTCACTTCCACGCCGGCCAGCTTCAAGCCGTGCATCAAACGGCTGTAGGACAAGCCATTTTGGCGAGCCGCCGCGTTGATGCGGACAATCCACAGTTTGCGGAAATCGCGCTTCCGTTGACGGCGGTCGCGATACGCATACATGAGCGATTTCATCACTTGCTGGTTCGCAACTCTATATAACGCGTGTTTCGCGCCGAAATAGCCTTTCGCAAGCTTCAATACTTTTTTGCGACGTCTGCGCGTCACTGGTCCACCTTTTACGCGTGGCATAATCGTTCCCTCCTATAGTCGGTCGTTATTTCAAGTTGTCGAGCATTTGGCGAATGCGTTTGAAATCGCCAGGCGAGACAAGCGTCGCTTTGCGGAGATGACGCTTTTGTTTTTTCGTTTTATTGGCAAACAAGTGGCTCGTATACGCATGGCCGCGTTTCAATTTGCCGCTCGCCGTCTTTTTGAACCGTTTCGCCGAGCCGCGGTGAGTTTTCATTTTTGGCATCACAGTTTCCTCCTTACTTGTTGTCGTTTTTCGGTGCGAGCACGAGAAACATGTTGCGCCCGTCCATTTTCGGCGCCGTTTCGACGACCGCGATGTCGGCACACGCTTCCGATAAGCGGTCAAGGACGCGCTGTCCGATTTCTTTATGGGTGATCGCCCGTCCTTTGAAGCGGATCGTCGCTTTCACTTTATCGCCTTTTTCCAAAAACTTGCGCGCGTTGCGCAGTTTCGTGTTGAAGTCATGCTCCTCGATCGTTGGGCTGAGGCGCACTTCTTTCACATTGATGACCTTTTGCTTTTTGCGCGCTTCTTTTTCTTTCTTCTGCTGCTCGAAGCGGAATTTCC is a window from the Geobacillus stearothermophilus ATCC 12980 genome containing:
- the rplT gene encoding 50S ribosomal protein L20; amino-acid sequence: MPRVKGGPVTRRRRKKVLKLAKGYFGAKHALYRVANQQVMKSLMYAYRDRRQRKRDFRKLWIVRINAAARQNGLSYSRLMHGLKLAGVEVNRKMLADLAVNDQAAFAQLADLAKANLNK
- a CDS encoding DUF1294 domain-containing protein, with the protein product MVQYGIAINLLAFFMMGLDKQKAKRRRFRTAERTLWLLAFAGGAIGAAAGMYTFRHKTRHRAFGYGLPLLAAVELFLYWRWMR
- the infC gene encoding translation initiation factor IF-3 — encoded protein: MRAGSAGKQASWKKPWRWLIISKDFIINEQIRAREVRLIDQNGDQLGIKSKQEALEIAARRNLDLVLVAPNAKPPVCRIMDYGKFRFEQQKKEKEARKKQKVINVKEVRLSPTIEEHDFNTKLRNARKFLEKGDKVKATIRFKGRAITHKEIGQRVLDRLSEACADIAVVETAPKMDGRNMFLVLAPKNDNK
- a CDS encoding dUTP diphosphatase, whose translation is MNWPLLYDMQRMLDRRIETEHGLMEEDLFARKQLAFLVELGELANETRCFKFWSIKPPAPAERVLEEYVDGLHFLLSLGLECGLFYEENEAPSAGRPLVEQFLAVFRAAERFGETRARGEYDALFAEYWRLGVALGFSSDDIEAAYRRKNEVNHKRQNERY
- the rpmI gene encoding 50S ribosomal protein L35, which produces MPKMKTHRGSAKRFKKTASGKLKRGHAYTSHLFANKTKKQKRHLRKATLVSPGDFKRIRQMLDNLK